Proteins from one Xenorhabdus griffiniae genomic window:
- the mtnN gene encoding 5'-methylthioadenosine/S-adenosylhomocysteine nucleosidase produces the protein MKIGVIGAMEQEVTLLRDQIEGLQTLSRGGCEIYTGKLNGVDIALLKSGIGKVSSALGTTLLIEHCQPDIVINTGSAGGLDPNLKVGDIVVSEEVRYHDADLTAFGYAPGQMAQCPAAFIADDKLIALAEKCIQSLNLNAVRGLVCSGDAFINGSEPLARIRTTFPKVAAVEMEAAAIGHVCHQYHIPFVVVRAISDVADQESHISFDEFLVVAARESTRMVNAMLTELSKQ, from the coding sequence ATGAAAATAGGCGTAATAGGGGCGATGGAACAAGAAGTGACTTTATTGCGTGACCAGATTGAAGGTCTGCAAACATTGTCACGAGGTGGATGCGAAATTTATACCGGCAAACTGAATGGCGTTGATATCGCCTTGTTGAAATCGGGTATTGGTAAAGTTTCCTCCGCACTTGGAACCACCCTGTTGATTGAGCATTGTCAACCAGATATCGTGATTAACACGGGTTCCGCCGGTGGCCTTGATCCTAACTTGAAAGTGGGTGATATCGTGGTTTCCGAAGAAGTTCGCTATCATGACGCCGATCTTACCGCTTTCGGCTATGCACCGGGACAAATGGCGCAATGCCCGGCGGCATTTATCGCTGACGATAAGCTAATTGCCTTGGCAGAAAAATGTATCCAGTCCCTCAACCTGAATGCCGTTCGTGGCCTGGTTTGCAGTGGTGATGCCTTTATCAATGGGTCAGAGCCATTGGCACGCATTCGAACCACCTTCCCGAAAGTTGCTGCGGTTGAAATGGAGGCGGCGGCCATTGGTCATGTCTGCCATCAATATCACATTCCTTTTGTTGTCGTTCGTGCTATTTCTGACGTTGCCGATCAAGAATCCCATATCAGTTTTGATGAATTTTTAGTTGTTGCGGCACGAGAATCGACGCGGATGGTCAATGCCATGCTGACCGAACTCAGCAAACAGTAA
- a CDS encoding type VI secretion system Vgr family protein, with protein MKSGLRFTCRIAGVPEDTFAVGDFTLQEHLSELFTLNLTLVRAGNANPFKPQVEIDLASLLMQEAVLQVFYGETEQRKITGIVSHANWVGTDGNKTLYTMTVRPACWRLTLNQDSRIYHQQNAPTILNRLLKKHRVKADSKLYDAHQDREYVTQKRESDYAFFSRLAAEEGISFWFEDETLFFSDSHLGMTAGLPLQYQPQPETAHGIDTIYQVQLGVGMSPQRSFHKDFNPEKPRYHLSHMHSSEGFRDFGSQTPYTVFESYGRFQKDAAAIPFLKYRQEALDNQKQTGSGSSNCIKLMPGKIFEIKNHPHKPLNVRWQIVGISHHGHCPQALGDSSGTGTTLSNTFSFIDGLADWRPPFHYKPLADGDETAIVVGPEGEEIFVNKDGAIKVHFHWNRYDEADDSASCWVRVAQGWNGNGYGFMAIPRIGQEVIISYLNGDIDRPIVTGCVYNGLNRPPLDLPAAKTRTTFKTKTHKGKGFNELRFEDAKGSEEIYFHGQKDFTAHIENDAYWHIKHDQKSRIDNNRYHDIRADDHHQVAGSRKITTEGDVSHRIAGSQHIQTGDATVIDSGQEIHLKSGGKVVLEAAAEITLKVGGSFLKVTPAGILSSMINVGQGSGGSGRGVSLQLPEGVAPLPMVEFPAKPPCAILAQQEENWIITGAEEA; from the coding sequence ATGAAAAGTGGATTACGTTTTACCTGCCGTATCGCGGGTGTGCCGGAAGACACCTTTGCGGTCGGCGACTTTACTTTGCAAGAACACCTCTCTGAGCTGTTTACCCTCAACCTGACATTGGTCAGGGCCGGTAACGCTAACCCCTTTAAGCCACAGGTGGAGATTGATTTGGCTTCACTGCTGATGCAGGAAGCGGTGTTGCAGGTTTTTTATGGTGAAACAGAGCAGCGCAAAATCACCGGGATTGTCTCTCACGCTAATTGGGTAGGCACCGATGGTAACAAGACGCTTTATACTATGACAGTTCGCCCTGCCTGCTGGCGGTTGACACTGAATCAGGACAGCCGGATTTACCATCAGCAAAATGCCCCGACGATATTAAACCGCCTGCTGAAAAAACACCGGGTAAAAGCCGATTCAAAACTCTACGATGCGCATCAGGACCGGGAATATGTGACCCAGAAGCGCGAATCCGATTATGCTTTTTTCAGCCGGTTAGCCGCGGAAGAGGGGATCAGTTTCTGGTTTGAGGATGAAACGCTGTTTTTCAGTGACAGCCATCTCGGTATGACCGCCGGTCTGCCATTACAATACCAGCCCCAGCCGGAAACGGCACACGGAATCGATACGATTTATCAGGTGCAGTTGGGCGTCGGGATGAGCCCGCAACGCAGTTTCCACAAAGATTTCAACCCGGAAAAACCGCGCTATCATCTCTCCCATATGCACAGCAGCGAAGGTTTCCGCGATTTCGGCAGCCAGACCCCTTACACCGTGTTTGAGAGTTACGGGCGATTCCAGAAAGATGCGGCCGCCATCCCGTTTTTAAAATACCGGCAGGAAGCGCTGGATAACCAGAAACAGACCGGCAGTGGCAGTAGCAATTGCATCAAACTGATGCCGGGCAAAATCTTTGAGATAAAAAATCACCCGCACAAGCCGCTGAATGTGCGCTGGCAGATTGTCGGTATCAGCCACCACGGGCACTGCCCGCAGGCACTGGGTGACAGCAGTGGCACCGGCACGACACTCAGCAACACGTTCAGTTTTATCGACGGCCTTGCCGACTGGCGGCCACCATTCCACTACAAACCGTTAGCCGATGGCGATGAAACGGCGATAGTCGTTGGCCCGGAAGGGGAAGAAATTTTCGTCAATAAAGATGGCGCAATTAAAGTGCATTTTCACTGGAACCGCTATGACGAGGCGGATGACAGCGCTTCATGCTGGGTACGGGTGGCACAGGGCTGGAATGGCAACGGCTATGGCTTTATGGCGATACCGCGCATCGGGCAGGAAGTGATTATTTCTTACCTCAATGGGGATATTGACCGTCCGATTGTCACCGGTTGTGTTTACAACGGCCTGAACCGTCCGCCGCTGGATTTGCCGGCAGCCAAAACCCGAACTACGTTCAAGACCAAAACCCACAAAGGTAAAGGCTTTAACGAACTGCGCTTTGAGGATGCGAAAGGCAGTGAAGAAATCTATTTTCACGGCCAGAAAGATTTTACTGCGCATATCGAAAACGATGCGTACTGGCATATCAAGCATGACCAGAAGAGCCGTATCGATAACAACCGTTACCACGATATTCGCGCCGATGACCATCATCAGGTTGCCGGTTCACGCAAAATCACCACCGAAGGGGATGTTTCCCACCGAATTGCCGGCAGCCAACATATTCAGACCGGGGATGCAACAGTGATTGACAGCGGGCAGGAAATCCACCTGAAAAGCGGCGGCAAAGTGGTGTTGGAAGCCGCAGCAGAAATCACATTGAAAGTAGGCGGCAGTTTTCTCAAAGTCACACCGGCTGGCATTTTGTCTTCCATGATTAATGTCGGGCAGGGTTCAGGTGGTAGTGGGCGTGGGGTTTCACTGCAATTACCGGAAGGCGTGGCGCCATTGCCAATGGTGGAATTTCCGGCGAAACCGCCTTGCGCCATTCTTGCGCAGCAAGAAGAAAACTGGATTATCACTGGAGCAGAAGAAGCATGA
- a CDS encoding glycoside hydrolase family 19 protein yields the protein MKSLDPTNCIDCQKILKHWIEFQLVDEQDEPLTGMPYKLASRGNKNIVRTGTTDGNGMLREEDLPPMPVILSISAQPLADEIVKRTPRTKTGEANSHIKSTALMDGYEYQYITLGMLSDGYPTIQGWQEQELQNSDHFRGSTLQGVSTHQLNRRHVLEIQVIKKCACNRDITLSELQEIVPRTARTTLEGNLDALNQGFNRFGITTCRGKAHFLAQICHESGGLSVTKEGGGENKAYNPWYGRGLMQLTYQDTYSSYGRYIGEDVTSSKQDRDKLLSSPHSVLSAFWFYNVYKNVSSSAGDDDFNKVTALINGGFNGYNDRLDYLKKAIRVLKAEHLNQLLNNDRFEFNGSSIYNYKVYSFAWGLWHDPNTAQRGPVKNRDEALKGYERVRELITANPFRTEQLSRKMYGIENRNLLNYINRRIMILKGRDNTMEKERENMGEKERMRRRK from the coding sequence ATGAAGTCGTTAGATCCGACAAATTGCATTGATTGTCAAAAAATACTGAAACACTGGATTGAATTTCAACTCGTTGATGAACAGGATGAACCATTAACGGGTATGCCTTATAAGCTGGCAAGTCGCGGAAACAAAAATATTGTACGAACGGGTACCACGGATGGTAATGGAATGTTACGTGAAGAAGACCTTCCTCCAATGCCTGTTATCTTATCTATATCAGCACAACCACTGGCGGATGAAATTGTCAAACGAACTCCTCGCACAAAGACAGGAGAAGCCAATTCTCATATTAAATCAACGGCTTTAATGGATGGATATGAATATCAATACATCACATTGGGAATGCTCAGTGATGGATATCCTACAATTCAAGGATGGCAGGAGCAAGAATTACAGAATTCAGATCATTTCCGTGGTTCGACGTTACAGGGGGTATCAACTCACCAGCTCAATCGGCGGCATGTGTTGGAAATACAAGTGATTAAAAAGTGCGCATGCAATAGAGATATTACACTAAGTGAACTGCAAGAAATAGTTCCCCGTACAGCACGAACAACACTTGAAGGAAATTTAGACGCATTGAACCAGGGATTTAATAGATTTGGTATTACTACATGTCGCGGCAAAGCCCATTTTTTAGCTCAGATATGTCATGAAAGTGGGGGATTGAGTGTAACGAAAGAAGGAGGGGGAGAAAATAAGGCATATAATCCTTGGTATGGTCGAGGGCTTATGCAATTAACATATCAGGACACCTATAGTTCTTATGGTCGTTATATTGGAGAAGATGTAACATCTTCTAAACAAGATAGGGATAAATTATTATCTTCGCCCCATAGCGTGTTGTCCGCATTTTGGTTTTATAACGTATACAAAAACGTTTCTAGCTCTGCTGGAGATGACGATTTTAACAAAGTAACTGCGCTTATCAATGGAGGATTCAATGGTTATAACGATAGATTAGATTATCTAAAAAAAGCAATTAGGGTATTGAAGGCTGAGCATCTTAATCAACTGCTAAACAATGACAGATTCGAATTTAATGGTAGTTCTATCTACAATTATAAAGTTTATTCATTTGCATGGGGACTCTGGCATGACCCTAATACAGCACAACGAGGGCCGGTGAAGAACAGAGATGAAGCTTTGAAAGGCTATGAAAGAGTACGGGAATTAATCACTGCAAATCCTTTTAGAACAGAACAGTTAAGTAGAAAAATGTACGGAATAGAAAATCGTAATCTCCTAAATTATATAAACAGAAGAATCATGATCTTGAAAGGAAGAGATAATACGATGGAGAAAGAAAGAGAGAATATGGGGGAAAAAGAAAGAATGCGAAGGAGAAAATGA
- a CDS encoding benzoate/H(+) symporter BenE family transporter, translated as MSKLSFFRDFSPATLVTGFVAVLVGYASSVAIILQAVTAIGVEPSQIGAWLSMLGVGMGITTIGLSLYYRTPILTAWSTPGIALLATNLPDTSVNEAIGIFIFASALMLVCGITGLFAKLMTYIPHTIAAAMLAGILLRFGLEAFAMLQVNVWLCGAMLLIYLIVRRYFPLYAIISTLAAGLIISILSGELTLAGENMMFSMPEFVMPQFNVTTLIGVGIPFFIVTMASQNAPGIATLQAAGYPPRASRLLSWTSLVAIILAPFGGFSICIAAITAAICMGSDVHPDPKKRYVAAVSAGFFYLLAGLLGGAIFYLFSAFPAPLIKILAGLALLGTFTNSLNQAIKDDYTRDAAIICFLVTASGANLLGISSAFWGLIGGIIAHSVLKKRTKIKK; from the coding sequence ATGTCTAAGTTATCATTTTTCAGGGATTTTTCACCAGCAACACTTGTCACAGGGTTTGTTGCGGTGTTAGTGGGTTATGCTAGTTCAGTGGCAATAATTCTCCAAGCGGTGACGGCAATCGGCGTTGAGCCATCACAAATAGGTGCTTGGCTCAGTATGCTCGGCGTGGGAATGGGGATCACGACAATTGGGCTGTCCCTCTATTACCGCACTCCCATTTTAACGGCCTGGTCGACACCGGGAATTGCATTACTGGCGACAAATTTGCCGGACACATCTGTTAACGAAGCCATCGGTATTTTTATCTTCGCTTCGGCATTAATGTTGGTATGCGGTATTACCGGACTATTTGCCAAATTAATGACCTACATCCCGCATACCATCGCGGCGGCAATGCTTGCCGGCATATTGCTTCGCTTCGGTTTAGAGGCGTTTGCAATGTTACAAGTCAACGTTTGGCTTTGTGGCGCTATGTTACTTATTTACTTAATTGTCCGTCGCTATTTTCCGTTATACGCAATAATTTCGACGCTGGCAGCTGGATTGATTATTTCTATTCTCAGCGGTGAGTTAACATTAGCGGGTGAAAACATGATGTTTTCCATGCCTGAATTTGTTATGCCACAATTTAACGTAACTACGCTTATTGGCGTGGGTATTCCATTTTTTATCGTTACGATGGCTTCACAAAATGCACCAGGAATCGCCACTTTACAGGCAGCAGGATATCCTCCCCGTGCATCCAGGTTACTTAGCTGGACATCATTGGTGGCAATTATTCTGGCCCCTTTTGGGGGATTTAGTATTTGTATTGCTGCAATTACGGCTGCCATTTGTATGGGAAGCGATGTCCATCCCGATCCTAAGAAACGCTATGTTGCGGCAGTCAGTGCCGGTTTTTTCTATTTGTTGGCTGGCCTTTTGGGCGGGGCAATTTTCTATCTGTTTAGCGCGTTTCCAGCCCCATTAATAAAAATTCTGGCTGGATTGGCATTGCTTGGCACCTTTACAAATAGCCTAAATCAAGCGATTAAGGACGATTACACAAGAGATGCTGCAATTATCTGCTTCCTTGTCACTGCATCAGGCGCTAATTTACTGGGTATCAGTTCAGCATTTTGGGGATTGATTGGCGGGATCATTGCTCACAGCGTGCTAAAAAAACGCACCAAGATAAAAAAATAG
- a CDS encoding DUF4123 domain-containing protein, whose protein sequence is MMEPTDWKNWLSHQDRGNCYFLVNSLAEPNPVQTFYLNGWTAQAFPLYSGTPMNAMLEQSPWLIQPKANCLPELALLLDKHAFSDASWGWGYRSTLPWSFQLEHWRLHQQVLLRGQVVVLRLMDNRIFAPLLPALKPGDWRELLTPVNELMIDTPDPICYYRPENCPQKLNTNLFVLGDHLIDARYSTDTTLKNLAYALSCQLWEEAPELALKLDEPAGQLQHSLVAWLKQAREENGKLDKLTLEYFLTDSQKVALNERIDG, encoded by the coding sequence ATGATGGAACCGACCGATTGGAAAAACTGGCTATCACATCAGGACAGAGGCAATTGCTATTTTTTGGTTAACAGCCTAGCTGAGCCGAATCCCGTCCAAACCTTTTACCTTAACGGCTGGACAGCGCAGGCGTTTCCGCTCTACAGCGGTACACCAATGAATGCCATGCTGGAGCAAAGCCCGTGGCTGATCCAACCCAAAGCCAACTGCCTGCCAGAACTGGCTCTACTGCTGGATAAACACGCATTCAGCGATGCCAGTTGGGGCTGGGGATATCGCAGCACACTGCCGTGGTCATTTCAGTTAGAGCACTGGCGGTTGCATCAGCAGGTGTTGCTGCGGGGTCAGGTTGTGGTGTTGCGGCTGATGGATAACCGTATTTTCGCACCGTTGTTGCCCGCTCTAAAACCGGGGGACTGGCGTGAACTGTTAACACCGGTTAATGAGCTGATGATCGATACACCTGACCCGATTTGCTATTACCGGCCAGAAAATTGCCCTCAGAAACTGAACACAAATTTATTTGTGTTGGGTGATCATCTGATTGATGCCCGTTACTCAACTGATACGACGCTCAAGAATCTAGCTTACGCATTAAGTTGTCAGCTTTGGGAAGAAGCTCCTGAATTGGCATTGAAACTGGATGAACCGGCGGGGCAATTGCAGCACAGCCTTGTCGCTTGGTTGAAACAGGCGAGAGAGGAAAACGGTAAACTGGACAAGTTAACCCTTGAGTACTTTCTGACTGATAGTCAAAAAGTTGCTCTTAACGAGCGTATTGACGGATAA
- the dgt gene encoding dGTPase produces MSKIDFKQKLNYQRKFSKSSIHLDDEEQVIRQFESDRGRIINSAAIRRLQQKTQVFPLERNAAVRSRLTHSLEVQQIGRYISKTIISELAKQGLLEKYGLSERLLAFESLVEMACLMHDIGNPPFGHFGEAAIKDWFSRRLDPDYSLSSLQTADRQDACQVAALRLTGEEKKDLFRRQLRRDLCQFEGNAQAIRLAHNLLRLNLTYAQIGCILKYTCPAYRLEEIPTEFSYLMKKIGYYWSEESFICELRKELQMGTFCRFPLTYIMEAADDISYCIADLDDAVEKGIFNVEQLVECLKKEWEENGGHRKGDLFESTVKQAYQKTTNNEARRNIHEQFFMYLRVFITGKLVPYTAKLFIEHLPEIYAGTFNHALLEGNGEEHRLLKTLKNVTRKRVFNHPEVEELELQGYQIITGLLDVYSPLLALSRQDFMELNQNNFHKKYFIETRLLHKLSTKHRLAYGEAVEGIVATDEAEKDVIEFYYRARLIQDYISGMTDNYAYEEYRKFMVTK; encoded by the coding sequence ATGTCTAAGATTGATTTCAAGCAGAAGTTAAATTACCAACGCAAATTCAGTAAGTCTTCCATTCATCTCGATGATGAAGAGCAAGTGATTCGCCAATTTGAAAGTGATCGTGGGCGGATCATCAACTCAGCCGCTATTCGGCGGTTGCAACAGAAAACTCAGGTATTTCCACTGGAACGTAATGCGGCGGTACGCAGTCGGCTGACACATTCGCTCGAAGTGCAGCAAATAGGGCGCTATATCTCAAAAACGATTATTTCCGAGTTAGCAAAGCAGGGTTTATTGGAAAAATATGGGCTAAGTGAGCGCTTGCTTGCTTTTGAAAGCCTGGTTGAGATGGCGTGTTTGATGCATGATATTGGCAATCCCCCATTTGGTCATTTTGGCGAGGCTGCCATTAAAGATTGGTTCTCCCGCCGATTAGATCCTGACTATTCTCTCTCTTCGCTGCAAACGGCGGATCGGCAGGATGCCTGTCAGGTCGCGGCATTACGCCTGACGGGGGAAGAAAAGAAAGATCTATTCCGTCGGCAATTGCGCAGAGATTTATGCCAGTTTGAAGGTAATGCCCAGGCTATCCGTCTGGCCCATAATCTGTTGCGTTTAAATCTCACTTATGCCCAGATTGGCTGCATATTGAAATATACCTGTCCAGCCTATCGTCTGGAAGAGATACCGACTGAATTCAGTTACCTGATGAAGAAAATAGGTTATTACTGGTCAGAAGAGAGCTTTATCTGTGAATTGAGAAAAGAACTGCAAATGGGGACGTTTTGTCGTTTTCCGCTGACATACATTATGGAAGCCGCAGATGATATCTCATATTGCATTGCAGATTTGGATGATGCGGTGGAAAAGGGCATTTTTAATGTTGAACAATTGGTAGAGTGCCTGAAAAAAGAGTGGGAAGAGAACGGCGGACACAGGAAAGGTGATTTGTTCGAATCTACGGTGAAACAAGCCTATCAGAAAACCACCAATAACGAAGCCCGTCGTAATATCCACGAACAATTTTTCATGTATTTACGGGTATTTATTACCGGAAAATTGGTGCCTTATACCGCCAAATTGTTTATTGAACATCTGCCTGAAATCTATGCAGGTACATTTAATCACGCCCTGCTAGAAGGAAATGGGGAAGAGCATCGTTTATTGAAGACGTTGAAAAACGTCACCCGTAAACGGGTTTTCAATCATCCTGAAGTGGAAGAACTGGAGTTACAGGGATACCAAATTATTACCGGATTGCTGGATGTATATAGTCCCTTGCTGGCATTATCCCGTCAGGATTTCATGGAACTGAACCAAAATAATTTCCACAAAAAATATTTTATTGAAACGCGCTTGCTGCACAAATTGTCAACCAAACATCGTTTGGCTTATGGTGAAGCCGTGGAGGGAATTGTTGCCACTGATGAGGCTGAAAAAGATGTGATCGAGTTTTATTATCGGGCACGTCTTATTCAGGACTATATCAGTGGCATGACGGATAATTACGCTTACGAAGAATATCGTAAGTTTATGGTCACAAAGTAA
- a CDS encoding type VI secretion system baseplate subunit TssF, with protein MKNNKESLYLKERAYLRELAEHIAKESPHLAEFLVSSHDPDIVRVFETFAFLIANLRDKLEDNFPEIVHGILSRIWPLALSPIPPTTIVQFTPTDDEHQGTAEIPIGTSVSASLNGQLLDFKTCRSLHIEPLIVQERAVRKTGTHSEIILTLCQTGSASSFWQSGALSFFLGTDTKRAAQLSLWLDQHICDISLNTQGERRTIKHFPYGWHGLLDEPLLPTAKSPYSGLQPLVEYYALPALYNFVTLDISSSCSKVSLNDEGTFELILRFEGELPLDDVEGAFLLGCVPAVHLENQTSPPVRLEAGNHRYPLPLGGSVCLYRLREVQVVVQPEDSEQRGTPYHWLPIEQFVPAGRVFDDDEQPATFYYQLQTESDFLGRIRHWLCFFDLTGNPANNLPEIAVSCSFIGYHKQALTLEQGAITVTPESAPSHLNVQNIIPVMADYPPLLQENNSWPLLSCLSSPPMMLFTTHSLKQFLRLFDPHSETNRPLSRQFQQHIDGIVQVKERLTDRLRRGQPVRGYVLSLTLNPDCYRTPGEMYRFSRLINQAMACFISQSTFVMLEIFTPDNSEVLWQFWHVDGLRPAL; from the coding sequence ATGAAAAACAACAAAGAATCGCTTTATCTAAAAGAGCGCGCTTACCTGCGAGAGCTGGCTGAGCACATTGCGAAAGAGTCGCCGCATCTGGCTGAATTTCTGGTTTCCTCTCATGATCCCGATATTGTCCGTGTTTTCGAAACCTTTGCGTTTTTGATTGCCAACCTGCGGGATAAGCTGGAGGATAATTTTCCCGAAATTGTTCACGGTATTCTCTCCCGTATCTGGCCGTTAGCCCTGTCTCCAATCCCACCGACAACGATAGTGCAATTTACACCCACGGATGATGAACATCAGGGTACGGCTGAGATCCCTATCGGTACATCGGTGTCTGCCAGCCTTAACGGGCAGTTGCTCGACTTTAAAACCTGCCGTTCTTTGCATATTGAACCCTTGATTGTGCAGGAACGCGCCGTCAGGAAAACGGGTACCCACAGTGAAATTATCCTGACACTATGCCAAACCGGTTCGGCGTCTTCTTTCTGGCAAAGCGGAGCCTTATCTTTTTTCCTTGGCACCGATACGAAACGCGCCGCCCAGCTCAGCCTGTGGCTGGATCAGCATATCTGTGATATCAGCCTGAACACACAGGGCGAGCGGCGAACAATTAAACATTTCCCTTATGGCTGGCATGGACTGCTTGACGAACCGTTGCTGCCCACCGCCAAAAGTCCCTATTCCGGCCTGCAACCGTTGGTGGAATATTATGCGTTGCCGGCGCTTTATAACTTTGTCACGCTGGATATCAGCAGCAGTTGCTCAAAAGTTTCGCTGAATGACGAGGGCACGTTTGAGCTAATTTTGCGTTTCGAGGGTGAATTGCCGTTGGATGATGTCGAGGGGGCGTTTTTGCTGGGTTGTGTTCCGGCGGTTCATCTGGAAAACCAAACCAGCCCGCCTGTCCGGTTGGAAGCCGGTAATCACCGCTATCCGCTGCCATTGGGGGGATCGGTGTGCCTGTACCGGCTGCGGGAGGTTCAGGTGGTGGTGCAGCCCGAAGACAGTGAGCAGCGTGGCACGCCTTATCACTGGCTGCCGATTGAGCAGTTTGTTCCCGCCGGCCGTGTTTTCGATGACGATGAGCAGCCCGCCACGTTTTACTACCAGCTTCAGACTGAGTCTGATTTTCTGGGCAGAATCCGGCACTGGCTGTGCTTTTTTGATTTGACCGGCAACCCGGCAAACAACCTGCCGGAGATTGCTGTCTCGTGCTCTTTCATCGGCTACCATAAGCAGGCACTGACGCTGGAACAAGGCGCCATTACCGTGACGCCGGAAAGTGCACCGTCTCATCTTAATGTGCAGAATATTATTCCGGTGATGGCCGATTATCCGCCCTTGTTACAGGAAAATAACAGCTGGCCGCTGCTCTCCTGCCTCTCCAGCCCGCCGATGATGTTATTTACCACCCACAGCCTGAAACAGTTTCTCCGTCTGTTTGACCCACATAGCGAGACCAACCGTCCGCTGAGCCGCCAATTCCAGCAACACATTGACGGCATTGTGCAGGTAAAAGAGCGCCTGACTGACCGCTTAAGGCGTGGGCAACCGGTTCGGGGGTATGTGTTATCGCTCACACTGAATCCCGATTGTTACCGCACGCCCGGCGAAATGTACCGCTTCAGCCGGTTAATCAATCAGGCGATGGCCTGTTTTATCAGCCAATCCACGTTCGTCATGCTGGAAATTTTTACGCCGGACAACAGTGAAGTGCTGTGGCAGTTCTGGCACGTCGATGGATTACGCCCGGCCCTGTAA
- a CDS encoding helix-turn-helix domain-containing protein: MSDITSKIAEKFKSLRASRGLSLSQVAKLTGVSKAMLGQIERGQSSPTISTLWKIATGFNIAFSTFLEGAAPQSQPVLHRFNDLPIFEQNNSGMRVTPLIPFDDELFIDLFKIELVPGASSESSPHEFGVIEHVIVLSGELDLRLNDTWHKISAGESMRFHADCHHAYANSSDNLVVIHNLIHYPHNKILSTP; the protein is encoded by the coding sequence ATGAGTGATATCACATCGAAAATTGCTGAAAAATTTAAATCATTAAGAGCTTCCCGCGGGTTAAGCCTCAGCCAGGTGGCTAAATTGACGGGAGTCAGTAAGGCGATGCTTGGTCAAATCGAACGCGGCCAATCAAGCCCAACGATTTCGACACTGTGGAAAATCGCAACAGGTTTTAATATTGCTTTCTCGACTTTTTTAGAAGGCGCAGCACCCCAATCTCAACCTGTATTACATCGATTTAATGACTTACCGATTTTTGAACAAAACAACTCAGGTATGCGTGTCACACCACTCATCCCTTTTGATGACGAACTCTTCATTGATTTATTCAAAATAGAATTAGTACCGGGTGCTTCAAGTGAATCTTCTCCGCATGAATTTGGGGTAATAGAGCATGTTATCGTACTCAGTGGGGAACTCGATCTGCGTCTTAATGACACTTGGCATAAAATTTCAGCAGGTGAATCCATGCGTTTTCATGCCGATTGTCACCATGCTTATGCTAACTCAAGTGATAACCTGGTTGTCATCCATAACCTTATTCACTATCCCCATAATAAAATATTATCAACCCCTTAA
- the btuF gene encoding vitamin B12 ABC transporter substrate-binding protein BtuF has product MKSLISHRSIWLAFLCLLYSFWSGFSAPLYAAASRVISLAPSTTELAYAAGLGDQLVAVSAYSDYPEAAKKLEQVADWQGINIERIIALKPDLILAWRGGNPQRPLEQLAALGIPIFYSDVKKVEDVASELERLAAYSPHPDIAKQSATDLRDKFSQLKQKYANLNPKPVFLQFGMQPIFTSSNHTIQSEIVSVCGGKNIFSDSPVPWPQVNREQVLTRKPEVIVIGGTEGQKQQVADFWRPQMNVTIIALNDDWFSRAGPRIIWAAEQLCQQLNRPN; this is encoded by the coding sequence ATGAAATCACTGATTTCCCATCGATCCATTTGGCTGGCATTCTTATGCCTTTTGTATAGCTTTTGGTCTGGTTTCAGTGCTCCACTTTATGCGGCCGCTTCCCGGGTTATTAGCCTTGCCCCATCAACAACAGAGCTGGCATATGCTGCGGGGCTGGGCGACCAGCTTGTCGCAGTTAGTGCTTACTCAGATTACCCCGAAGCCGCTAAAAAATTAGAACAAGTTGCTGATTGGCAAGGCATCAATATTGAACGGATCATCGCCCTGAAACCTGATCTGATTCTGGCATGGCGTGGTGGTAACCCCCAACGTCCTCTGGAACAACTCGCTGCTTTAGGTATCCCCATTTTTTATTCGGATGTGAAAAAAGTAGAAGATGTTGCATCAGAACTGGAACGGCTGGCTGCCTATAGCCCACATCCTGATATAGCTAAGCAATCAGCCACAGATCTTCGTGATAAGTTCAGCCAATTAAAACAAAAATATGCCAACCTGAACCCTAAGCCTGTGTTCTTACAGTTTGGTATGCAGCCGATTTTTACTTCCTCAAACCATACTATCCAAAGCGAAATTGTCTCCGTATGTGGCGGTAAAAATATTTTCTCTGATAGCCCTGTTCCATGGCCACAGGTTAACCGTGAGCAAGTGCTTACCCGCAAACCGGAAGTGATTGTCATCGGTGGAACGGAAGGGCAAAAACAGCAGGTGGCCGATTTTTGGCGACCACAAATGAACGTGACTATTATCGCCCTGAATGATGACTGGTTTAGCCGTGCGGGGCCAAGGATTATTTGGGCGGCAGAACAACTTTGTCAGCAGTTAAATCGCCCCAATTGA